The Streptomyces sp. NBC_00691 genome has a segment encoding these proteins:
- a CDS encoding sugar ABC transporter permease — MVTTTTPTPQAVANTPLRGRRSPLASVALHVTLIVASVIAVFPVLWVLLTSLKPAKYAITTDFFKETTLENYTNLLNDTPFLTWFANSLLVAGLTTVIGVFISATTGYAVSRFRFPGKRGLMWTLLITQMFPVAVLIVPIYNIMASMGLLNQPAGLVITYLTIAVPFCAWMMKGFFDTIPREIDESGYVDGLTPFGTFWRLILPLAKPGIAVTAFYSFITAWGEVAYASAFMVGDENLTLAGGLQKFVNQYGAQWGPMAAASVLIAIPAALVFLFAQRHLVTGMSAGAVKG, encoded by the coding sequence CTGGTGACGACCACGACCCCCACCCCCCAGGCCGTCGCCAACACGCCGCTCCGCGGACGCCGTTCGCCGCTCGCCTCGGTCGCCCTGCACGTCACCCTGATCGTGGCGTCCGTGATCGCCGTCTTCCCCGTGCTGTGGGTCCTGCTGACCTCGCTCAAGCCGGCCAAGTACGCGATCACCACGGACTTCTTCAAGGAGACGACGCTCGAGAACTACACGAACCTGCTGAACGACACCCCGTTCCTCACCTGGTTCGCCAACTCGCTGCTCGTCGCCGGTCTCACCACGGTCATCGGCGTCTTCATCTCCGCCACCACCGGCTACGCCGTCAGCCGCTTCCGTTTCCCCGGCAAGCGCGGCCTGATGTGGACGCTGCTCATCACCCAGATGTTCCCGGTCGCCGTCCTGATCGTGCCGATCTACAACATCATGGCGTCGATGGGCCTGCTCAATCAGCCGGCCGGCCTGGTCATCACCTACCTGACCATCGCCGTCCCGTTCTGCGCGTGGATGATGAAGGGCTTCTTCGACACCATCCCGCGCGAGATCGACGAGTCCGGCTACGTCGACGGCCTCACCCCGTTCGGCACGTTCTGGCGGCTGATCCTGCCGCTCGCCAAGCCGGGCATCGCGGTCACCGCGTTCTACTCGTTCATCACCGCCTGGGGCGAGGTCGCCTACGCCTCCGCCTTCATGGTCGGCGACGAGAACCTCACGCTGGCCGGCGGACTCCAGAAGTTCGTCAACCAGTACGGCGCCCAGTGGGGCCCCATGGCCGCGGCCTCCGTGCTCATCGCCATCCCCGCCGCCCTGGTGTTCCTCTTCGCCCAGCGCCACCTCGTCACCGGCATGTCCGCCGGTGCCGTCAAGGGCTGA
- a CDS encoding carbohydrate ABC transporter permease, producing MAVDTPSQSVVKAAGDSVARGRSRGTGKRRSVRKRSLATHWYAWAMIAPVTIVIAVIIGYPLVRGIYLSLTDANERNVARSIGVNEIPATYEFVGLDNYTDALTGGQFLSTLGWTLLWTVSCVSVTFALGLTLANVLNRKIAGRSFYRLLLILPWAVPGFVSVFAWRFLYNQDNGLLNKILAGGGIDAVPWLNDPTWAKFSVILVNVWLGVPFMMVALLGGLQSIPGELYEAAEMDGANAWQRFRHITMPGLSSVSTTVILLSTIWTFNMFPVIFLLTRGGPGEATQILVTQAYKFSFEVSPRDFAQSSTWGVLILVLLMLFAAVYRRVLRKQGEVW from the coding sequence ATGGCTGTGGACACCCCCAGCCAGTCGGTGGTGAAGGCCGCGGGCGACAGCGTCGCCCGCGGCCGGAGCCGCGGAACTGGCAAGCGCAGGAGCGTCAGGAAGCGCTCCCTCGCCACCCACTGGTACGCCTGGGCGATGATCGCCCCGGTGACGATCGTGATCGCGGTGATCATCGGCTATCCGCTGGTCCGCGGCATCTACCTGTCGCTGACCGACGCCAATGAGCGGAACGTCGCGCGGTCGATCGGCGTCAACGAGATCCCGGCCACCTACGAGTTCGTCGGCCTCGACAACTACACCGACGCGCTCACCGGCGGCCAGTTCCTCTCCACCCTGGGCTGGACCCTGCTGTGGACGGTGTCCTGCGTCTCGGTCACCTTCGCGCTCGGCCTGACCCTGGCCAACGTCCTCAACCGCAAGATCGCCGGCCGCTCCTTCTACCGGCTGCTGCTGATCCTGCCCTGGGCCGTGCCCGGCTTCGTCTCCGTCTTCGCCTGGCGCTTCCTCTACAACCAGGACAACGGTCTCCTCAACAAGATCCTCGCGGGCGGCGGCATCGACGCCGTCCCGTGGCTGAACGACCCCACCTGGGCCAAGTTCTCGGTCATCCTCGTCAACGTCTGGCTCGGCGTGCCGTTCATGATGGTCGCCCTCCTCGGCGGGCTCCAGTCCATCCCCGGCGAGCTGTACGAGGCCGCGGAGATGGACGGCGCCAATGCCTGGCAGCGGTTCCGGCACATCACCATGCCCGGCCTCAGCTCGGTGTCGACGACGGTGATCCTGCTCTCCACCATCTGGACCTTCAACATGTTCCCGGTGATCTTCCTGCTCACCCGGGGCGGGCCCGGCGAGGCCACCCAGATCCTCGTCACCCAGGCGTACAAGTTCTCCTTCGAGGTCAGTCCGCGCGACTTCGCCCAGTCCTCCACCTGGGGCGTGCTCATCCTGGTCCTCCTGATGCTCTTCGCCGCGGTCTACCGGCGAGTCCTCCGCAAGCAGGGAGAAGTCTGGTGA
- a CDS encoding extracellular solute-binding protein translates to MRRGIAATALVAALGVTLAACGSDGGSDGGSKSSGELSGTVTWWDTSTVGSEDKVFKKVAEDFKKKHPKVTVKYVNVPFGDAQNKFKNAAQSGSGAPDVIRSEVAWTPEFADLGYLAPLDGTAALKDADDFLEQAAASTKYNGKTYAVPQVIDSMGIFYNKKIFKEAGVEVPKTIDELKTVSAKIKQKTGNPGLYLRGDDAYWFLSFLYGEGGDLVDAEKKQITVDNPAGVKGFKVVKDLVDSGAAKTDATDGWNNMQTAFKEGKVAMMINGPWAVSDTYAGKEFADKANLGIAPVPAGSAGQGAPQGGHNLAVYAGSKNLDASYAFAEYMTSAETQATVAKELSLLPTRESVYIKPDVATNEMIGFFKPVVDKAVERPWIPETGSLFAPLVTEYTKVLTGQTTPDAGAKATGDAYRKLLKDWK, encoded by the coding sequence ATGCGGCGTGGCATAGCGGCCACCGCGCTGGTCGCGGCCCTGGGCGTGACCCTGGCGGCGTGCGGGAGCGACGGCGGTTCGGACGGCGGCTCGAAGAGCTCGGGCGAGCTCTCCGGCACGGTGACCTGGTGGGACACCTCCACGGTCGGCTCCGAAGACAAGGTCTTCAAGAAGGTCGCCGAGGACTTCAAGAAGAAGCACCCGAAGGTCACCGTCAAGTACGTGAACGTGCCGTTCGGTGACGCGCAGAACAAGTTCAAGAACGCCGCGCAGTCCGGCTCCGGTGCCCCCGACGTCATCCGCTCCGAGGTCGCCTGGACCCCCGAGTTCGCGGACCTCGGCTACCTCGCGCCGCTCGACGGCACTGCGGCCCTCAAGGACGCGGACGACTTCCTGGAGCAGGCTGCCGCCTCCACGAAGTACAACGGCAAGACCTACGCCGTCCCGCAGGTCATCGACTCCATGGGCATCTTCTACAACAAGAAGATCTTCAAGGAGGCCGGCGTCGAGGTCCCCAAGACCATCGACGAGCTCAAGACCGTCTCCGCCAAGATCAAGCAGAAGACCGGCAACCCCGGCCTCTACCTGCGCGGCGACGACGCCTACTGGTTCCTCTCCTTCCTCTACGGCGAGGGCGGCGACCTCGTCGACGCCGAGAAGAAGCAGATCACCGTCGACAACCCGGCCGGCGTGAAGGGCTTCAAGGTCGTCAAGGACCTGGTGGACTCCGGTGCCGCCAAGACCGATGCCACCGACGGCTGGAACAACATGCAGACCGCCTTCAAGGAAGGCAAGGTCGCGATGATGATCAACGGCCCGTGGGCCGTCTCCGACACCTACGCGGGCAAGGAGTTCGCCGACAAGGCGAACCTGGGCATCGCCCCGGTCCCCGCCGGTTCGGCCGGCCAGGGCGCCCCGCAGGGCGGTCACAACCTCGCCGTCTACGCGGGCTCCAAGAACTTGGACGCCTCCTACGCCTTCGCCGAGTACATGACCTCGGCCGAGACCCAGGCGACGGTCGCCAAGGAGCTCAGCCTGCTCCCGACGCGAGAGTCCGTCTACATCAAGCCGGACGTCGCGACCAACGAGATGATCGGCTTCTTCAAGCCGGTCGTCGACAAGGCCGTCGAGCGCCCCTGGATCCCGGAGACCGGCAGCCTCTTCGCGCCGCTCGTCACCGAGTACACCAAGGTCCTCACCGGCCAGACCACCCCGGACGCGGGAGCGAAGGCGACGGGCGACGCCTACCGCAAGCTCCTGAAGGACTGGAAGTAA